In Carya illinoinensis cultivar Pawnee chromosome 7, C.illinoinensisPawnee_v1, whole genome shotgun sequence, the following are encoded in one genomic region:
- the LOC122316118 gene encoding uncharacterized protein LOC122316118 — protein MDEFNEWIDTCGLKEVKHHGNLLSWCNGKEGKPRKWARLDWALMNVVFSARFNKSKLEYAKRKSSNHSPLVLRVSCVDIRYGPSPFQFQKMWCFHEFFHSLVQKVWEQPTWGSGLTKLAAKLKRVKLELRSWNRNVFVRVKKDIQDLEKKLTALQFQLQANYSDETDAEFIATKMELDVWEKREETRLAQAAKKKWSKEGDRNSNFFHAIVS, from the coding sequence ATGGATGAGTTTAATGAATGGATTGATACATGTGGTCTAAAGGAAGTTAAACATCATGGGAATCTCCTCTCATGGTGCAATGGAAAGGAAGGCAAACCTAGAAAATGGGCAAGACTTGATTGGGCTTTAATGAATGTGGTTTTTTCGGCTCGGTTCAACAAGTCAAAATTGGAATATGCCAAAAGAAAGTCATCGAACCATAGCCCTTTGGTGTTAAGAGTTTCTTGTGTGGATATAAGGTACGGTCCCTCTCCGTTTCAATTCCAAAAAATGTGGTGCTTTCATGAATTCTTTCATAGTTTGGTACAAAAAGTTTGGGAACAGCCTACGTGGGGTTCGGGATTAACTAAACTAGCGGCTAAGTTGAAGAGAGTAAAATTAGAGTTGCGATCTTGGAATAGAAATGTATTTGTGAGAGTTAAGAAAGATATTCAGGACCTTGAAAAGAAGCTTACAGCTTTGCAGTTCCAGCTTCAAGCTAATTATTCGGATGAGACAGATGCCGAGTTCATAGCTACGAAGATGGAATTAGATGTGtgggaaaaaagagaggagactCGCTTGGCACAGGCTGCTAAGAAGAAATGGTCGAAGGAGGGAGATCGAAATTCCAATTTTTTTCATGCCATTGTGTCTTAG